Genomic DNA from Sardina pilchardus chromosome 4, fSarPil1.1, whole genome shotgun sequence:
CTTTCTGTGTGTAGTAtctattttctctgtgtgtgtacagtgtgtgtgtgtgcgtgtgcgtgtgtgtgtgtgtgtgtgtgtaaccttggTGGCCTGGAGATCTACAGTTTCAAGGAAGAGCTGTCGACTAAGCTCCTCTAAAGCATCCACCTCCTGCTGAATCACCGACAGATCTGAAGACAACCGGTCAAGGAAATATAATACATACTGGCACATTTACATATTCCTCTGCTGGAAACCTGAATATGCAGATTCAGACAGCTGGCAAAAACAAACTTGcattcaaaaacacacaatccTATATCCTTTGTctttgtgaaacacacacacacacacacacacacacacacacacacacacacacacacacacacacacacacacacacacacacacacacacacacacacacacacacacacacacacacacacacacacacacacacacacacacacacacacacacacacacagccaggatACTCTCGCTTCCTGCTGGAGATGAGGTGACACTTTTGATCATCCCCCAGAATCCAGTCTGTTTGTTTTGGTCCTCTCCGCGCTGGAACATCTGTCTCCTCGTCATAGCAATCCTACACCATGGCAACCGCAATCAGAACAGAACCACGGATAACGCATTCAGAAATGTCTTACAGTACAATAATTGGactccatgttttttttaactgaccCCTTCACATTTTGCACTGAGCAGATATATTTGTGCTATAtttgtgcgctctctctctctctctctctctctctctctctctctctctctctctctctctctctctctctctctctctctctctctctctctctctctctctctctctctctctctctctcgtcttttgAAAGGCAATGTGAATGACATTTCTCTTTCACATCCTTACCGTTTCTTTTTACTGACGATCATGTCCATGGTCTGAAGTAGTCTTCTCTCCAGAGCCAAGATGTCACTTTCTGTCACATTACTACatacggagacacacacacatttaaaacagcGGAGTCACACACTCCATATTTAAAAGCCGCACCAGAGAATCAATAATCTATCTTTTGTGTACATACTTCATAACATTTATCACTTGTGCTGATActatgtgagtgcatgtatgtatgctgGCACTCACCGCAGAAAGTAAGACATGTAGGTGTACGGGCAGTTGACACCACTCACCGCAGGAAGTAAGACATGTAGGTGTACGGGCAGTTGACAGCACCAAAGCCTGACAGGAGTGCCATAAGGGTGACGCCTATCACCCCAACTCGACTAATGAGCTGCTCAATAGACAGGATCCCTGAGTGATTTAAAGTATCATAAAGGATCATAATCCACATCAAAATATCGATAACTTCAATCCCATACTGAGCATACAGTGACATTGTTATTTTCCAGCTTTTACAAATTCATTACAAAAACTGTGTTAAAACCAGTTGCTTAAAGCAAATAATGCTATCCATGTCTCGATGTTCTGCAGGTAACAAGCTTAATTTTTCCAACAACAATGCAGAATGAGAGCTCACCATGTTTAGGGCTGAGGATAGGAAAGGGATCCCCCAGTTTCCAGAAGAAATACATAAACGTGAACCATACCATACAGGCAAAGAGAAGCTTCTGTCTCTGCACTGAAAAAAGAAGCACAATGGGTGATCTGTAGCTGAGACTCTTACATGCCCGAGTGTGATTTGGACTtcactgtaactgtgtgtatgtgtgtgtgtgtgtgtgtgtgtgtgtgtgtgtgtgtcctatgggAACATGCGTGTTACTTGCTAATATGTATAGTGGAGGATACTTACAGAGTCGTATGTTGCTGACAATGTAGTATCCAATGTAGAAAGGCACCACAAATATGAGTACAAGCAAAATCACATAAAGGTTCAGTTTCCAGTGGAAATATCTGGACCTGCAGATGAAGATGACCATTGAATTGAATGAGAGGATGGTGGGCCTGCTACAGTgtatgaaaacattgtttgtatcTTTTGTCGCACTGTTTGCCACTTACGTGCTACTTAAAGCTCCCAGGATTTCAAATATGATTAGCTCGAACATTGTGCAAGAGAAGGCGAAAGTGACTGAAAACACCACCTGGACGACATACTGTCGGACCTAGAAATCACATAGTTGACTGTTATTGCAAATGTCACAAAGATTTCGTTAATGCAAATGCTCAAAACTATTGCATGTGTTGTGAAAGATAACGTTATGCAACTGAAGAAAGGATCATATCTGAGACTCATGGTAACACTTGCACCATAAGTTACCTCATAATCTTTGAATAATTGTCGCATGAAGAAAAGCCAGCCGAAACCAAAGAACAACACCTAGACAGATGAAACGGTCAGTTGTTAAACATGTTTCTCGACTAAAGTGATTTACGAAAGGGATACGTGAAGAACACAGCAGCAGAGTGAAGTTAGCTTGCTAGTTGGCTAACTGCTTAGCTGCAGCAGAAACAACCGGGTACTTGCCTGGGAGGTGAACATGATCACTGAGTCTACGAAGAAAGACATGGTTTATAGACAATGCACCAGTTATAACGGGGCAAAATTAATTTTGTTTAGAAACTATGATAATATTTGTGATATGTGTCCTTCTAAATCAACTGCATATTGCCGTGATCAAGACAACATCACGTTCCAGCATTGTTACTGAGCTGTCAACTTCCAACATTGTACGACGTCATCATTGGGGACGTAAACAGCTCACAGTGCAGGATTTCCGTCGCACAGATATGACATTATAGACACGCTCAAACCAAAGTAGGTACTAAGGCATTAATAGGAATTAAAACAATTCAGACATTATTTTACAGTAGTTCTTGCATTGTATGTACACGaatatttacatttactttTATTATGCGTATTCTGTATTTTATTCAACCTAGTCTGGAAACTATAAGGCATTCAAAACAGCAGAGGGCAGTCAAACCTTATAAAATACAGAGCGGCTCTGATGAGGCAGTAAAGTGCAGATGGACGAGCACTAGTCTACATGTCTGATACTTGGGCAGTAGATGTGAGAGTCGGAGAAGAGAATGATTAGGGTAAGTAAATGCCAGCACCTATCTAGGTTAAATTAGGTCGTATGCACAGTGGATTCTGACTAtagggtaggctacagtataggcccatttaatttaattgtgttaataggctacttaattttgttctgttttgtccACTTTTACATAACCACCAAACAGTCTGCATGACTTATGTAAGTGCATTATCTGAAACGAATCCAATTTTGCTCTGATCAGACTAGATAGCCTAACAGGATGATAACACAAATGTTGCAGCTAAGCTATTCCTCCATATTTTCCATCCAATATTGCACCCCCTtaccagacacacgcacgcacgcacgcacgcactcacacacacacacacacacacacacacacacacacacacacacacacacacacacacacacacacacacacacacacaaacaaacacacgcatgcacacgcatggTCAACTGTCAAGACTAAgacaattgttttgttttttggccTATAGGTCATGACCGTTGTATTTGATTAATGGGATCGTgcaatgtaaatgtgaaaagtgCACTTATTTCTCCATTAGACTAGACATGTGTAGTGGACCGGTGCCACAAGGGAATGAAACAGGTTGTTTGGAAGTGCTGGCTGCCATGACGATGTGAGCACGGTGCATTAGCATTTGTGACAGCTCCTTTCTCACTGTTCCAAGGCAGGCAAAAATACCATCCTGCATCAGATGATAAAGAGCTGAGAGAAATGGCTGATGGGCTCTCTCCTGGGAGCCTTCTGATCTCTGCAACTGCCAAATACTCGTTCTCTCCTAtcttcccttcatctctctctctctctctctctctctatttctccccctctctcccttcctctctctctctctctctctctctctctctctctctctctctctctctctctctctctctctctctctctctcttatttcagGTTCCTCAGTTCTATTCAATTGCTTTTTTTAAATCGTATGCAGCCCAAGCTCTATTTGCCTCTGGCCAGTGTACAGAATCTTTGAGTCTTTGAGATGAGATAATCCAGCTCTGCTTTCACATGGTTGCTGCCCGTCGAAGTGTTAAAATGCAAATCTTTCTCAATGGAAACTACGAAAGTTAAGAAAAATATCTTCAAGTGACAACATAAATAAacgagaatctctctctctctctctctctctctctatatatatatatatatatatagagagagagagagagagagagagagagattatctgtgtgtattcctgtttATTTATGTTGTCAATTGAAGATATTCTTCTTTAACGTTTGTAGTTTCCATTGAGATTTGCATTTTAACACTTTAACATAGGAGATtagttctttctttttctctctcttgctctttctctcaattTCCTCCATCAACTCTGTTATTCATGATATGAGGAAACTGCCCTAGTTCATATCCTTAAAAAGGAAAACACGTCAACATAGGGCATTCCGGTTTATTTATGTTGTCACTTGAAGATATTCTTCTTTATCTTTTGTAGTTTCCATTGAGAAAGATTTGCATTTTAACACTTCAACATAGGACATTagttctccctttttctctcaatATCCCCCATCAACTCTGTTATTCATGATATGAGGAAACTGCCCTTAGTCTCTCAATTTGACCCTTACCTTTTCCCCATCTGCTGTGGTTACATGTATGCCTGTGACCATATTGTGATGACAAGTCTGCCCCATATATAGAGCTCCCATTAAGTGAACACTAaatgcatttgcgtgtgtgtgtgtgtgtttgacagagagagagaaagagagcatgtgtgtgtgtgtgtgtgtgtgtgtgtgtgggaggaggtaGCTGTCAAACTCAATTTTGTTCAAAAACTTCCTTGGTGTAAACTCAATTGAAGTCCATACTCCTACCTGGTGCTATTTGAACAGTAAGCCTGCAGATTCCCTCTCTGTATGCCCCCTATCCCCAGTGGAAGCACTCTCTGTTTTAAGTCACCACACATCCTTCATCCAACTCCCCCTCCAGCAATAGATGTGTAAGTGCCTCCTAATAGACTTTCATGTTCTACATCTGCCTGTGAATCTGCTCCATCTTTCAAAGTGCACTGTTCCTTTAAATTGCATAAGGTAGCATAccctacagtatacactatgTGTTGTTCAGTCAGTCGCCATCTCCGAGGTGTCTGGAGAGGAGGTGTCCAGGATGGAGTGTTTGCCCTGGCAGCCTGTCGTGGCGGAGAGATCTCTAGTCCAGCGCGCCCTGACAGGCGGAGGCAGTGGGGACCTTGGCGTCCAGCTTCACGCCTGACTgcgggccagcagcagcagcagcagcagcagcagcgaagGGCTGGCCCACACTGGCTCTCACTCTTTACCAGCCAGCCACTcaaccacagagagaggaaggccaAGAGGCCTATACACAGGACTCTTCCCTATagaccgagagaaagagagaggaagaagggtggcaggggggatggggggggggggggggagagaaagtgatagagagaaaaagaggagaggagaggagaggaggaggcgtaGCTCCATTCGCTGGGTCTGTAGGAACCAACATTGCCCAGTGAGAGTGGCTGATGATGAATAGGGTgcctcaggggtgtgtgtgtgtgtgtgtgtgtgtgtgtgagagagagagagagagagagagagagagagagagagagagagcggagacagAGCGGCAGCGGGGGATGGCATGGAAGAGCACTAGTCTGGCCCGGGCCTGGAGAGGGCACTGTCAATGTTTTTGCAGTTAAGAGGGCGCTTAATTATATCATTTATGTCCCTATTTGGAGAAGTGGTCTGTCGCAATTATTTAATCTAGTTTGCctaaattctgtgtgtgtgtgtgtgtgtgtgtgtgtgtgtgtgtgtgtgtggaggtctaTACAcggtggaggtgggggaaggTGGCAGACTGGGCACACTGCTCGGAAAGCCCTGCTCTCTTAAGCAACTCTCAGGGCTGGCTCCAGCATGTGTATTCTTTTATTTGGTCCAAAAGCCCCCTCTCCTtcacccactcctctctctctctctctctctctctctctctctctctctctctctctctctctctctctgggtgcgtgcgagagtgagtgagtgtgaaaggGCTTCTCTGTTAGGGCAAAGTCTCAAAGAAATGTCTGGCGGGAGCGCTGTCTTGTGCCGGCATGGAAACACCTTCGCTTTCCAACAATGATTGGTGGGCCACTTCCTATGGAGCCTTCAGATGAATGCAACTTCATTTCTCCGTTTTTattttcatgctctctctctctctctctctctcttctctctctctctctctctctctgtgtgtgtgtgtgtgtgtgtgtgtgtgggcatgtgtgtctgtgcatatatTTGCATGTATGACTTGCATGTATGACCACCAGACTTGCACAGCTTTTGTCAACAGATGTAGCACActttacacaaataaataacattaaaaacTCATGTAGAGCACTTTATGTAAGTGTCGCTTTTAAACGAAATGCTGTGACAGCCAGCGCAAAAAAAGACTGCGCTCCCAAAATCTCGGAGGACTTCTGTTGAAACTCCAAAGCGAGAGTCACATGAATAATCTATACCTTCCAGAAAtcaaaatgaatgtcccacTAATGAGGGCCAGAATCTGGATGCGTATATAGATGAGATGAGTCGCCTCCTCCTCTCGCCGCTGTGCAGAGGAGTCGCTCTGTGCAGTCGCATCTCATGGCTACAGACACTGGGGACCAGCACGTATAGGTGAGTGGTCCAGATCGACCGCCTACATCTCcatttgtgctctctctctctctctctctctctctctctctctctctctctctctctctctctaagcacTAATGTTGGACAGCTACTTTGTGTGGAACTGTTAGCATGCAGTGTGTGCTGCGCGCACAACACACTCCTCTGAGTGTTTCTGGAAAATGAGCCGGTGATAACCTCAAACAGAGCAACATTTCTCTGATTGCTGATTGTCTATCCCGTTTTATGCAAACAAGGAGGGTGATTTCAATACAACTGTATATGCAGCGGGCCTGAGTGTGTTGTTAGCATTCAAGGGCCACTCTTCCGATTCTCATTTGCACATTGATTAGTTGGAAGAGAGCATAATGATGCAGATAATACATTCAAGGTCCCATTGAAAGTATTGTGCAACAACTCAAAACGCTCGGGCAAGAGTTTTCACTGATCTGGGTCTTTATTTTCAGCACGGGGACATTACTGTCATTTGCAGTTGAGTATGATGATCGTTTCCCTTCCTTTGTGATCTATGGATCTGGCGGACTGTGAATACTGTAACATCCCGCTCACGCAGTGCCAATGATGGCGCTCAGTTCACCTTCAGTGTTTCTAAAGTGAAGAGGAgacgagaaggagagagggaggggggaagagagagagagagcggggggagagagagagagagagcggggggagagggagatttGGGGAGTCTCAGAGGGAGTAATGTAGTTTTGTGGGACAAAAGCCCGTTATTGAATTCCTGTCATGATGCAGGCGATCCAGCCTGCTGTTGCTGAGGACTAGAGGAAGTCTAAAAGCTTTTTAAAAGGCCTTTATACTCCAACACAGCTGCACACATCACATATCCTGCCCCCCCctgcccgccacacacacacatacacacacacacacacacgcacacgcacacacacacacacacacacacacacacacacacacacacacacacacacacacacacacacacacacacacacacacacacacacacacattctgtcccTTGGCTCAGTTTGCAGAAGTTCAGTTATTGGCACAGCATAAAAGCACTGTACAATAGGGATTATGGGAGGTAGGCTTAGTCTCAGTAAAAAGGGGAATGAGGGTAATGTGAGAGAAGAGACGGGGTGAAGACACGTACTCAGCCCTGcggggggggcgtgggggggggctgaccagcttaaggtgctTTGACGGTTGACCAGTTTTTTTAACCAGGTTGTTTGACCagcctatgatggttgaccagctaaaCTCTTCAGACTGCGGTCATTTGATTTtagctggtgttgctggtcttaCAATGCTGGTTTAACTGGCTATGCCAGCTTACGTTGGTAACCATAATCTTACATCAACAATGTCAAGCTAATCACgttggtcaccagcatgaccatcttacaccagctgtttcccacatgacaggctggtcacaacAGCATGACTAGCTTCCTCAGATAGTCAcacatgtccacctggtggcccaaccagctacaccagcaaagcaCAAGCTttgaaaaccagcaaagaccaacTAAAGCCAGCTACCAGCAAGCTGGTttctagctgtttttttttttttaagcaggaAAGAAGATACTTATAATATGTTCGTGAGCATTCTGTGTTCTGTTCATGTTGACATCCTCCATAAATCAATGCAATATACTGTGTGTTGTTTGAAGGCAAACCTAGCCAATAGCAATAGCAGAGAAGAAGGTAACTGAGATTGTTGTGTGTCACATAACTGTGAATTCAACATGCTTAtaacttaaaataaaataaaagatttCCAGAAAGCTCCCTCGTGTTTGCCTTCGTTAGTGTAAGGACAGTCCGGTCTTTTGACACTAATTGTAAGGGctagatagagcgagagagagagaaagaaagatagatacagtagatagatatatTGTTGATCCCTAAGGagaaattcaagattcaagactAAATCTAGGGTTGGTATAGGTGCTCCAGTATCTGTATTGTGGAGTTTCATGTTCAAAGGGAAGGAAAATGGCATGAGTAAAGTGATTGAGGAAGCAGACCGCGTGACTGACCCAGATAGACCAATAGAGAAGTACTTGGAAGTACATGGAAATATCCATGCCAACTGACTAATATATCTAATGTCTGTCAATGCCAAAACTGGTgcttgaggtggagagagggagagaacagtcTCATTGGTCGGAGCACTCAGTGACAGACTCGGACTCGATCTCAGTGTGCATGGAAATAGGCTAAAAGTGGTGCCGTTTGCCTGCTACAGGAAGCTATATGATTATATTTAAACTGGTCTGAAATACATAGGGCCTGATTTAGTTCTCA
This window encodes:
- the si:ch73-390b10.2 gene encoding Golgi pH regulator, whose product is MSFFVDSVIMFTSQVLFFGFGWLFFMRQLFKDYEVRQYVVQVVFSVTFAFSCTMFELIIFEILGALSSTSRYFHWKLNLYVILLVLIFVVPFYIGYYIVSNIRLLQRQKLLFACMVWFTFMYFFWKLGDPFPILSPKHGILSIEQLISRVGVIGVTLMALLSGFGAVNCPYTYMSYFLRNVTESDILALERRLLQTMDMIVSKKKRIAMTRRQMFQRGEDQNKQTGFWGMIKSVTSSPAGSENLSVIQQEVDALEELSRQLFLETVDLQATKERIEYSKTFQGKYFNFLGYFFSIYCVWKIFMATINIVFDRVGKTDPVTRGIEITVNYLGIQFDVKFWSQHISFILVGIIIVTSIRGLLITLTKFFYAISSSKSSNVIVLVLAQIMGMYFVSSVLLMRMSMPLEYRSIVTEVLGELQFNFYHRWFDVIFLVSALSSILFLYLAHKQAPEKHMTL